One genomic region from Nocardia vinacea encodes:
- a CDS encoding ISL3 family transposase, translating to MLPHLNDLLVQGVRAEADTVVVAAVVATSTARCGECGTLSGRVHSRYRRQLADAAVAGRKMVLRLVVRRFFCVNTGCRAKTFAEQVDGLTVKRSRRTDQLTAMLTRIAVALAGRAGARLAAQLGLPASRDTLLRLIRALPDPPVGAITALGVDDFAVKRSRRYATILLDMATHRPVDVIDGREADPLAAWLSQHPEIEIITRDRASAYSEAARRGAPQATQCADRWHLWQNLCQAVEKTVVAHRRCLTESSNASGDPGAAAHGSSGAVASEATENTPLLPEDYRGDGYAGLRARAVERYEAVQRLRAEGKGLRTIARELDIDRKTARRFALAADPEDVIATATSRARMIDQFVPHLLTRWNAGHTNVAALITELRELGYRGSPNNVYRFLRPYQASKPSARPVVVPPPKPNIRAVTSWITRHPDNLSDAETRQLTTILAYCPELAATRRHVGAFAVLMRDRRGDRLPEWIASVRADDLPALHSFATGLEHDFAAVTAGLTLNWSNGPTEGTVNKVKALKRQCFGRSNLDLLRKRILLSHNESGSTTEIRRPAD from the coding sequence TTGTTGCCGCACTTGAACGATCTGCTGGTTCAGGGCGTTCGAGCCGAGGCCGACACCGTCGTCGTGGCTGCTGTTGTTGCCACCTCGACGGCCCGATGCGGCGAATGCGGAACCCTTTCTGGTCGTGTGCATTCCCGTTATCGCCGCCAGCTCGCCGACGCGGCGGTAGCCGGGCGGAAGATGGTACTGCGGCTTGTGGTGCGCCGGTTCTTCTGCGTGAATACCGGTTGTCGGGCAAAGACTTTCGCTGAACAGGTCGACGGGCTCACGGTGAAACGGTCGCGCCGCACCGATCAGCTGACCGCGATGCTCACCAGGATCGCGGTGGCACTGGCAGGACGAGCCGGTGCCCGGCTCGCGGCCCAGCTGGGGTTGCCAGCCAGCCGGGATACACTGCTGCGGCTGATCCGCGCACTGCCCGATCCGCCGGTTGGTGCGATCACCGCGCTGGGGGTCGACGATTTCGCCGTCAAACGTTCCCGCAGGTACGCCACCATCCTGCTGGACATGGCCACCCACCGACCCGTCGACGTTATCGACGGGCGTGAGGCCGACCCGCTGGCGGCATGGTTGTCGCAGCATCCGGAAATCGAGATCATCACCCGCGACCGGGCCAGCGCCTACAGCGAAGCAGCGCGCCGCGGCGCACCCCAGGCCACCCAATGCGCGGATAGGTGGCACTTGTGGCAGAACTTGTGCCAAGCCGTGGAAAAGACAGTGGTGGCGCACCGTCGTTGTCTCACCGAATCATCAAATGCCAGTGGCGATCCCGGCGCTGCTGCCCACGGTTCTTCTGGAGCGGTCGCGAGCGAGGCCACCGAGAACACGCCACTGCTGCCCGAAGATTATCGCGGCGATGGATACGCGGGATTGCGTGCTCGCGCCGTCGAACGGTACGAGGCGGTGCAACGGCTGCGTGCTGAGGGTAAAGGCTTGCGCACCATCGCCAGAGAACTCGATATCGATCGGAAGACGGCGCGCCGGTTCGCTCTGGCCGCCGACCCTGAGGACGTCATCGCCACCGCGACGTCTCGCGCCAGGATGATCGATCAGTTCGTGCCGCATCTACTCACCCGCTGGAACGCCGGACATACCAATGTCGCCGCCTTGATCACCGAGCTGCGTGAGCTCGGCTACCGCGGCAGTCCCAACAACGTCTACCGCTTCCTGCGGCCCTACCAGGCCAGCAAGCCATCGGCGCGACCGGTGGTGGTCCCACCGCCGAAACCGAATATCCGGGCGGTGACCAGCTGGATCACCCGTCACCCGGACAACCTGTCCGACGCCGAAACACGCCAGCTCACCACGATTCTGGCGTACTGTCCCGAACTTGCCGCCACCCGCCGTCACGTCGGCGCGTTCGCGGTCCTCATGCGCGACCGACGCGGCGACCGCCTCCCGGAATGGATTGCGAGCGTCCGAGCCGATGACCTGCCCGCACTGCATTCGTTCGCCACCGGCCTTGAGCACGACTTCGCCGCTGTCACAGCCGGACTCACCCTGAACTGGAGCAACGGACCGACCGAGGGCACCGTTAACAAGGTTAAGGCTCTCAAGAGACAGTGCTTTGGCAGATCGAACCTGGACCTGCTCCGGAAGCGAATACTACTCAGCCACAACGAATCCGGCTCGACAACAGAGATCCGCCGACCCGCGGACTGA
- a CDS encoding DUF2637 domain-containing protein: MPDTSIDSPHAGVHTARPAPTTRKPRAHAFFWTVLTAAAILSITGNATQALLHDTALPAVAAAVAVIPPLALLAAVHGVSVLLRAHAGARGTHVVATAMTAFIAIGAFWLSFTALRSLAITAGVPHGEAWLWPLIIEGSMAQATVALLALAHSTTHSDIRPATTDQHAPQNTCTPSTTPTATQPEVMIDSDHVRMPPPLADRTDAEFQDVAALLCARDPGRRRDPDMVARALTHHHLDGWTPTRIARELNKSRSTISRILSDAATIETVAAEILAAPRKARAGQTTPTTFPRSRPATSTADYRHRR; encoded by the coding sequence ATGCCTGACACATCCATCGACTCACCTCACGCCGGCGTGCACACCGCACGGCCCGCACCGACCACCCGTAAGCCGCGTGCGCACGCGTTCTTCTGGACCGTGCTCACGGCAGCGGCCATCCTGAGCATCACCGGCAACGCCACCCAAGCCCTCTTGCACGACACCGCGCTGCCCGCGGTCGCCGCGGCGGTTGCCGTCATTCCGCCCCTGGCGCTGCTGGCCGCGGTGCACGGGGTCTCGGTTCTGCTGCGTGCGCACGCCGGAGCCCGCGGTACCCACGTGGTCGCGACCGCGATGACCGCATTCATTGCCATCGGGGCGTTCTGGCTATCGTTCACCGCCCTGCGGTCGCTGGCGATCACCGCCGGTGTCCCGCACGGTGAAGCGTGGCTGTGGCCGTTGATCATCGAAGGGTCGATGGCTCAAGCGACGGTCGCACTGCTCGCGCTCGCCCACTCAACCACCCACAGTGACATCCGTCCGGCCACCACCGATCAGCACGCACCGCAGAACACGTGCACACCATCTACCACGCCGACAGCGACTCAACCCGAGGTGATGATCGATAGCGATCATGTGCGCATGCCACCGCCGTTAGCCGACCGCACCGACGCAGAGTTCCAGGATGTGGCGGCGCTTCTGTGCGCACGAGACCCCGGCCGCCGCCGCGATCCCGACATGGTCGCCCGAGCACTGACTCATCACCACCTCGATGGGTGGACACCAACCCGAATCGCACGGGAACTGAACAAAAGCCGCTCGACCATCAGTCGAATACTCAGCGACGCCGCAACAATCGAAACCGTCGCCGCCGAAATCCTCGCCGCGCCCAGGAAGGCCCGCGCGGGCCAGACGACACCGACGACGTTCCCGCGGAGCCGTCCCGCCACATCGACGGCTGACTATCGCCACCGCCGCTGA
- a CDS encoding site-specific integrase produces the protein MTPPAPDKIATALTVLQSLGVSAEDLKGLSTRPPVPTFAEYIPRVYASLPATLTRDAYLGYWRRLLELDGWADRRLDEVTVTDLQLAIELLQTQRKVRRNDRNGYSVRIHAVVALRRLYQSAVDDRLIDATDNPAQRLRLPRQQPSTRDKIPDEILRQMYDIAATTGQDPELDLLLLRLHTETACRPIGAMSLRRIDLDTTQCLIRLREKGNTERWQPVSPSLMDALLRHAADRPVAPDEPLLRSKRGGRPVRRRRYENMFVRMSRYIPDITVRGISIYWLRHTTLKWVERNFGLSVAKAYAGHADSHRDGATTIYTRASTSEVAEALSWLTGEQHPLAPSADYGSQPNE, from the coding sequence ATGACTCCCCCAGCACCTGACAAGATCGCCACCGCCCTGACCGTGCTACAGAGCCTCGGTGTGTCCGCAGAGGACTTGAAAGGGCTGAGCACTCGCCCTCCAGTACCGACTTTCGCCGAATACATCCCCCGCGTCTACGCATCCCTGCCTGCCACGCTCACCCGTGACGCCTACCTGGGATATTGGCGCCGCCTGCTCGAACTCGACGGCTGGGCCGATCGGCGTCTCGACGAAGTCACCGTCACCGACCTCCAACTGGCCATCGAGCTGCTCCAGACCCAACGCAAGGTGCGCCGCAACGATCGCAACGGCTACTCCGTGCGCATCCATGCCGTCGTCGCACTACGCCGCCTGTACCAGAGCGCGGTCGACGATCGCCTCATCGACGCGACCGACAATCCCGCCCAGCGGTTACGACTGCCCCGCCAGCAGCCCTCCACCCGCGACAAGATCCCCGACGAGATTCTGCGGCAGATGTACGACATCGCGGCGACCACCGGTCAGGACCCCGAACTCGACCTTTTGTTGCTGCGGCTACACACCGAAACCGCATGTCGCCCTATCGGTGCGATGTCGCTGCGCCGTATCGATCTCGACACAACCCAATGCCTGATCCGCCTGCGCGAGAAAGGCAACACCGAGCGCTGGCAGCCCGTCTCCCCCAGCCTGATGGACGCGCTGCTGCGCCACGCCGCCGACCGCCCCGTCGCCCCAGACGAACCACTGTTGCGATCCAAACGTGGCGGACGCCCGGTCCGTCGTCGCCGCTACGAAAACATGTTCGTCCGCATGTCGCGCTACATCCCTGACATCACCGTGCGCGGCATCAGCATCTACTGGCTGCGCCACACCACCCTGAAATGGGTCGAACGCAACTTCGGATTATCGGTCGCCAAAGCCTATGCCGGACACGCCGACAGCCATCGCGACGGCGCTACCACGATCTACACCCGCGCCAGCACCAGCGAAGTCGCCGAAGCGTTGTCTTGGCTCACCGGTGAACAACATCCCCTGGCCCCATCTGCCGACTACGGCAGCCAGCCCAACGAATAG
- a CDS encoding AbrB/MazE/SpoVT family DNA-binding domain-containing protein, whose translation MFRTLSWSPGTRVRIRLRAGFVVVTCPGEHARIDNQGSLHLPAAIRRALRIGAGQRVLLAAHLPSETLLVLPRPLIDELTAPLFTALTDKGPA comes from the coding sequence ATGTTCCGCACCCTGAGCTGGTCCCCCGGCACGCGGGTGCGAATCCGGCTGCGCGCGGGCTTCGTCGTGGTCACCTGCCCCGGTGAACACGCCCGCATCGACAACCAGGGCAGCTTGCATCTGCCCGCGGCGATCCGCCGTGCGCTGCGCATCGGCGCCGGGCAGCGCGTCCTCCTGGCCGCCCACCTACCCAGCGAAACGCTGCTCGTACTCCCCCGACCACTCATAGACGAGCTGACCGCACCGCTGTTCACCGCCCTCACCGATAAGGGACCGGCATGA